The sequence AGATGATCTTTGATGCCGAAGTGTTGGAGCATATCGCGGGGATTTTTGAGCAAGAGGGGTGCGATGCGTGGTGGAGCCGAGATAACGCCTATCTTCTCCCTGCTAGCTGGAAGAATCGAGCGGATAGCCTCGAGAAGATTCACCATATTTTGGATGTTTGGTTTGATAGTGGCTCCACATGGAAGGCTGTCCTGCTCTCTAGTGCGTATGAGGCGGGCAACTATCCTGCTTCGATGTATCTTGAGGGGAGCGATCAGCATCGAGGGTGGTTCCAAAGTTCGCTCCTTGTGAGCTGCGCCATCAATCACCACGCCCCCTACCAGTCGATTCTCACGCACGGCTTCACAGTGGATGAGAAGGGCGAGAAGATGAGCAAAAGCAAAGGCAATGTCATCGCCCCCAAGGATGTTCTCAAAGAGTTTGGAAGTGAGATTTTGAGGCTCTGGGTCGCCTCTAGCGACTACCAAAGCGATCTTAAAATCTCTCAAAACATCCTCAAGCAGGTGGCGGAAAACTATCGCAAGATTCGTAACACGATTCGATTTTTGCTGGCGAACACTAATGATTTAGAGCGACTTTCGCCCCTAGAGGATTTAAGCGAGATTGATCGATGGTTCATGCAAGAGGCAAGAGTGGCGCTAGAGGAGACTAATGCGCTATTTGGGCGATACGATTTCTCTAAAGGGCTTCAAGAGATCAACTACTTTATCACCAATGCCTTGAGCGGAATTTACCTTGATCTTTGCAAAGATAGCCTCTATTGCGATGGCAAAAATTCCAAAACACGCCGCGCTAGTCAAAGTGCCATGGCCTACACTCTGCGCGCCCTGCTTGCCACGCTTGCGCCCGTTCTCACCTATACAGTCGATGAGGCACTTGAGCATGCTGGAGAGGTGCTCAAAGGGGGCGCTCAAAGTGTTTTTGACCTTGTCTATGAGCCCCTCCCTTTGGTGGAGGCACCCAAAGTTGACTTCGTCAAGCTTGAAGAGCTTCGAGCCAAATTCTTTGAAGTGGTGGATGGCCTTAAAAAAGAGAAGAGGCTTAAAAATACATTGGAGGTCAATCTGCTTCTGCCTCCTAAAGAAGAGGACTTTGGAGGCTTGGCCAAGTGGATGATGGTGAGTGAAGTGCTCAAAGAGGCCAAGGGCGAAGAGCTTGCGAGCTTTGAGCTGGCGGGATTAACCTATCGGCTCCTTAGGGCGACCTTGCATCGATGCCCTAGGTGTTGGCAATTTGTCTCACCTAAAGAGGAGACGCTCTGCGAGAGATGTGCGGGAGCAATAGGCTGATGTTTGACCTCTGTGAACCTGTAGGATTGATTGAGGTTTTCATCACGGGAGGGGTGATTTTGAGTCTCATGGCGTTGGGCTATCGCTGGCTCAAGCGTCGCCCCTAGTGATTTTTTGGTACGCTTAGAAAGAAAAGAAGCTCAAATTTCTAAAACCAAACCCTAGTTATTGGGCTTTGGTTATAAAATAGATAAAAGAAAATTAACCGATACACTCCTTCTTACGCCTTGTAATCCCCGATAAAATCGAGAGTCCAAAAGTTATATTTAAATTAACTTAAAAAAGATATTTTGAATAAATCATAATGACTTTTCCCAATTTAAGCGAAATATCATCCTCCCTAACCTACAATTAATGGTTTCGCTCTTAATATTTTTTGTTACTTAATCCACAAAAGGAGGATGATGTATGCAATCAAATTCTGCACTAGAGTATGACTACTCTATATCCAAGCTTTTCGTCTATGCGACGATTGCCTTTGGTATAGTGGGGTTGCTACTAGGGGTTGTGATCGCATTCCAGATGGCGTTTCCTGAGCTCAACTATTTAGCGGGCGAGTATGGGACATTTAGTCGATTGAGACCGCTGCACACTAACGGTATCATTTATGGCTTCACCTTGAGCGGTGTTTGGGCGGGTTGGTACTATCTTGGCCAAAGAGTGCTCAAAATCACCTATAACGAGCACCCTTTCCTTAAAGTGATCGGACATGTTCACTTTTGGGCTTATATTGTGCTTATGGCATTGGCGGTTGTATCGCTTTTTGCAGGACTCACTCAATCCAAAGAGTACTCAGAGCTCGTTTGGCCTCTAGACCTTTTGGTGGTTGTAGTCTGGGTTTTGTGGGGGATTAGTCTTTTTGGAAGCATGGGGGTTAGACGAGAGCAGACGATCTATATTTCGCTTTGGTATTTCATCGCGACCTTTGTGGCGATTTCTGCTCTTTACATCTTTAATAACCTTGCGGTTCCTACCTATCTTGTCTCTGGTTATGGAAGTTTCTTTAACTCCGTCTCTCTCTATTCTGGAACCAACGATGCGATGGTTCAGTGGTGGTTTGGACACAATGCTGTGGCGTTTGTCTTTACTTCGGCTATCATCGGTCTTATCTACTACTTCTTGCCTAAAGAATCAGGTCAGCCTATCTTCTCTTATAAATTGACGCTCTTCTCTTTCTGGGGCTTGATGTTTGTTTATATTTGGGCGGGCAGTCACCACCTTCTTTACTCTACTGTGCCTGATTGGATGCAGTCTCTTGGCTCTATCTTCTCAGTTATTTTAATTCTGCCCTCCTGGGGAACGGCGGTCAACATGCTTCTTACAATGAAGGGGCAGTGGCATCAGCTCAAAGAATCACCCATGATTAAATTCTTGGTTTTGGCATCCACTTTCTATATGCTAAGCACCCTTGAAGGGCCTATTCAATCTATCAAATCTGTTAATGCACTAGCGCACTTCACCGATTGGATTGTTGGACACGTTCACGATGGTACTCTTGGATGGGTCGGCTTCACAGTGATTGCGGCGGTTTACCATATGGTTCCTCGAATGTTTAAGAGAGAGATCTACTCTAAGCAGCTCATGGATGCTCAGTTCTGGATTCAGACCACAGCGATCATCCTCTACTTCTCTAGTATGTGGATTGCAGGTATTACCCAAGGGATGATGTGGAGAGCCACGGATGAATTTGGTAACCTTGCCTACTCCTTCATCGATACAGTCACGGTGCTCATGCCCTACTACACCATCCGAGCCATCGGAGGTCTTCTCTATTTAGTAGGTTTCTTCATGTTCACCTATAATATCATCATGACGATGGTGGCGGCTAAAGAGCTTGAGAAAGAGCCCACTTACGCTACGCCTATGGCTGCATAAAGGAGGAAGGAAGTCATGTTTAACTGGTTAGAACGAAATCCATTTTTCTTCACCGTTGCCTTTTTGTTGGTCTTTTCTATCGCGGGTTTGGTTGAGATTCTTCCCGATTTTGCGAAAGCCTCTAGACCTACGGAAAATTTAAAGCCCTATAGTATGTTGGAAACCGCAGGACGACAGCTCTACATCAAAGAGAGTTGCAACGCCTGCCACTCGCAGCTCGTTCGGCCTTTCAAATCTGAAACCGATCGATATGGAGCTTACAGCCTTAGCGGTGAGTACGCCTATGATCGACCCTTCTTGTGGGGTTCTAAGCGAACAGGTCCTGATCTTCACCGCGTGGGTGATTATCGAACCACTGATTGGCACGAGAATCACATGATGGATCCTACTTCTGTGGTGCCCGGTTCAATCATGCCCGCCTACAAGCATATGTTTAAAAATGCGGCTGATATCGAAACGGCCTATGCGGAAGCCTATACAAACAAAGTGGTCTTTGGGGTTCCCTATGATCAACCTAGTGGGATTAAGCTAGGAAGTTTTGAAGAGGCAAAAGCGGCTATGTTTGAAGAGGCAAAACTTATCGTTGAAGACATGAAAAATCAAGATGTCAAAGACGCCTTGGCTCGGGGTGAAATCAAAGAGATTGTTGCTTTGATCGCCTACATGAATAGCCTCGGACAAAAAAGAAGGGCGAACTAATCGTGGATATGGAAGCTTTGCGAGAGATTCAGGCGTACGCCTATTGGTTCTTCTCTCTAGCGTTGGTGATTTTTCTGTGTGGGTATATTTTTCATATCTATAGGAGTCAAATCAAGGGGACTAGGGATTACGAAAAGTATGGCAGGCTGGCTCTGGATGATGAGCTCACTGATTCTCTCGTCGAAGCGCGCGAAGAAAAAACTGAGAATCCAAAGAAGGAGAGCTAAAAGAATATGGAATGGCTAAATCTTGAAGATAGCGTTAATGCGCTGTCATTGCTGGGTGCTGCGGTCATTTTAGCTTTGACTATCTTCGTCGCGGGTGGTTACATCAAGAAGATGAAGGACAGTCGGGCTGAGGGTGAGCTGGCAAAAGAGAGTTGGGATGGTATCGGAGAGTTTAAAAACGATATTCCTATTGGTTGGGGCGTGACTTATCTCGCGCTTATCGTTTGGGGCTTTTGGTATTGGTTTATTGGCTATCCCCTTAATGCCTACTCTCAAATTGGGGAGTACAATGAAGAGGTGAAGAGCCATAATGCTAAATTTGAAAGCAAATGGGCAAATGCCGACCATAAGACCTTGGTTGAGATGGGTCAAAGTATCTTTTTGGTACAGTGCTCCCAGTGTCATGGTGAGACCACCGAGGGGATGAATGGCAAAGCTGCCAACCTTACTCGATGGGGTCGCGAAGAGGGAATTGTTGATGCAGTTTTACAGGGAGCTAAGGGTCTTAACTATCCTTTGGGCGAAATGCCTGCGGGTCTTGTGGATGAAGCAAGCGCTAAAGCTGTTGCCGCTTTTGTGATGGCAGAACTTTCTGAAGTGAAAAAGAGCAAGAACCCCGCGCTCGTCGAGCAGGGGCGAGAGATCTGGGTCACTGGTACATGCTCTTCCTGCCACGGGGATGATGGTAAAGGGCTTGGCGGACAAGCGCCTGACTTGACTCAATATGGCACCGCCACCTTTGTTGCGGAGGTCCTAGAGAAAGGTAAAAAGGGTCATATCGGTGGAATGCCTGCCTTCAAAGCACCTATGTTGACCGAGATTCAGAAGAAAGCTTTGGCTAACTTCATCTATTCTAACAAGTAAGCAGAGGAGCAGGAAATGAATGGATTGTTCGGAGTCAATGGACTACTTGGATATCTAGTAGCGGTTGTGTTGCTGCTTAGCGTTGTTGGAGTGTTCACTTTCTTGGCTATCGGGGTGCAAAAAGAGGAGGCAACTAATTACTATCGCCTTGAAAAAGCACACGATATTCAGATGTACAACAGTGATAACGAAAAACAGTATCGCTCAACCAAATAAGGAGGATGGAAATGACAAAATATAACAGCCTTGAAAAAATCCTTTTTGTGGCGCATTTGGTTTTGATTGTTGTCTCCATCGTGGTAGCATTCATCCCTGGAATGCTTCCCTTTGTTGTCTAGTTCGGTGAAAGTTGTTGTTCAAAGGGCGGGGAGAGTTTGTCTCCTTGCCCTCTTTTTATTTCTGCCCGCCACGCTAGCCGCGTTCTCTTCACCCTATGTGATCAACCCCCACGCCCAGCTTGTCCCCAAGACTGAAGCCTTTGTTCATCTGCTCGCTCAAGAGCTCCAAGAAAAGACAGGAGTCTCTCTCTATTTGGTGGCCCTAGAGAACCTAGAAGGACGCGATTTCAAGTCCTATGAAGAGGAGTTGGCCAAAGATTTCAAACGCCCCTATGCCTTTATCTTCTTTGCCAAGAAGGAAAAAAAGATTGATGTGGTGGCTGAGGGTGAGGTGGAGAAGCTTTTTGACAAAAAGGATGTTTATTGGAACTATATCGTGCCGCTCATTCCCAAAAAAGAGAATGAGCTTACTGCCTCTAACATATCAGCGATGCTTTTAAATGGTTATGTTCAGATTGCCGATAGCGTGGCGGAGAAGGCGGGCGTGAAGTTAGAGCACTCTTTTGTTTCTGAGGACAAGGGAACCAAAGTGTTTGTCCGAGTGGTGCTCTACTTTATGATGTTCACGCTTTTACTGCTCTTTGTATTTCGATGGATAAGGAAAAAATGATGAGAGAGAAGAATTTTTGGCCTCTAGGAATCTTCTTGGTGACCATGACCGTGGTGGGAATGATTATTTGGACGGTCAATCTAGCGCTTAAAAATCCCGTAGAATTAGACAACTCCTATATGAGTTATTATCAACAGGTTGATTCTAATATTAATGAAATCCAGCAAGAGCAGAAGCGATTCTGGGGGCTCTACGCTATCAAGCCCTTCTCCTCTAAAGTCGAGATGAATCTACCTCAAGGGGTCTCTATTGAGCTTTTAAAAAGAGAGACCCAAGAGGGGGTTGAAGGGGCGAAGGTCACATTTAGACTCACCCGACCCCACACAGCGCGCGAAGATATAGACCTTGGAGAAGGCAGGGAAGTAGGCAAAGGAGTCTATGCCACGCCCGCCATCCAATTCCCCAAAGAGGGGCGATGGAAGCTTCAGGCAATGATTGAGACGAGCGAAGGCAAGGGCTATTTTGAGAAGGAATTGAACGCACGCTAGAGAGGATTACATCCTCTCTTTGGCAGTGATTCCCAGAAGTGCAAGACCCTGAGAGAGGGAGAGGGCTACAACTTTGCAAACCTTGAGAAGGGCAGCCTCTTGAGGGGTCTCTAGGATTTTATGCTCGTTGTAAAATTTGTGAAACTCTCCAGCGAGGGCTCGGAGATATTCGGCGACCTTTTGAATGGCACGATTCTCAAAGGAATCTTCTAGCACTTGAGGGAGTTGGAGCGAGAGGAAGAGAAGATCAAAAATTGAGTCTTCTAAGCCCTCCAAAGAGGCCGCTTCAATCTCTTGGGAATCAAGGCTTGATTTGCCAAGCATTGTATGGATGCGAGCGTGTGCATAGTTGATATAAAAGATAGGGTTGCTTGAATCCTCTTTATTGAGATCATCCACATCAAACTCCAAGTGAGTGTCAGGCTTTTTACTCAAAAAAATGAAGCGTAGCGCATCTGCGCCAATATCTTCAAGCACATCCCTCATAAGGATAAAATTGCCTGCTCGTTTGCTCATTTTATAAGGTTGT comes from Wolinella succinogenes DSM 1740 and encodes:
- the ccoN gene encoding cytochrome-c oxidase, cbb3-type subunit I; this encodes MQSNSALEYDYSISKLFVYATIAFGIVGLLLGVVIAFQMAFPELNYLAGEYGTFSRLRPLHTNGIIYGFTLSGVWAGWYYLGQRVLKITYNEHPFLKVIGHVHFWAYIVLMALAVVSLFAGLTQSKEYSELVWPLDLLVVVVWVLWGISLFGSMGVRREQTIYISLWYFIATFVAISALYIFNNLAVPTYLVSGYGSFFNSVSLYSGTNDAMVQWWFGHNAVAFVFTSAIIGLIYYFLPKESGQPIFSYKLTLFSFWGLMFVYIWAGSHHLLYSTVPDWMQSLGSIFSVILILPSWGTAVNMLLTMKGQWHQLKESPMIKFLVLASTFYMLSTLEGPIQSIKSVNALAHFTDWIVGHVHDGTLGWVGFTVIAAVYHMVPRMFKREIYSKQLMDAQFWIQTTAIILYFSSMWIAGITQGMMWRATDEFGNLAYSFIDTVTVLMPYYTIRAIGGLLYLVGFFMFTYNIIMTMVAAKELEKEPTYATPMAA
- the ccoO gene encoding cytochrome-c oxidase, cbb3-type subunit II is translated as MFNWLERNPFFFTVAFLLVFSIAGLVEILPDFAKASRPTENLKPYSMLETAGRQLYIKESCNACHSQLVRPFKSETDRYGAYSLSGEYAYDRPFLWGSKRTGPDLHRVGDYRTTDWHENHMMDPTSVVPGSIMPAYKHMFKNAADIETAYAEAYTNKVVFGVPYDQPSGIKLGSFEEAKAAMFEEAKLIVEDMKNQDVKDALARGEIKEIVALIAYMNSLGQKRRAN
- a CDS encoding cytochrome c oxidase, cbb3-type, CcoQ subunit, whose translation is MDMEALREIQAYAYWFFSLALVIFLCGYIFHIYRSQIKGTRDYEKYGRLALDDELTDSLVEAREEKTENPKKES
- a CDS encoding c-type cytochrome, with the translated sequence MEWLNLEDSVNALSLLGAAVILALTIFVAGGYIKKMKDSRAEGELAKESWDGIGEFKNDIPIGWGVTYLALIVWGFWYWFIGYPLNAYSQIGEYNEEVKSHNAKFESKWANADHKTLVEMGQSIFLVQCSQCHGETTEGMNGKAANLTRWGREEGIVDAVLQGAKGLNYPLGEMPAGLVDEASAKAVAAFVMAELSEVKKSKNPALVEQGREIWVTGTCSSCHGDDGKGLGGQAPDLTQYGTATFVAEVLEKGKKGHIGGMPAFKAPMLTEIQKKALANFIYSNK
- a CDS encoding DUF4006 family protein; the encoded protein is MNGLFGVNGLLGYLVAVVLLLSVVGVFTFLAIGVQKEEATNYYRLEKAHDIQMYNSDNEKQYRSTK
- a CDS encoding FixH family protein, which encodes MREKNFWPLGIFLVTMTVVGMIIWTVNLALKNPVELDNSYMSYYQQVDSNINEIQQEQKRFWGLYAIKPFSSKVEMNLPQGVSIELLKRETQEGVEGAKVTFRLTRPHTAREDIDLGEGREVGKGVYATPAIQFPKEGRWKLQAMIETSEGKGYFEKELNAR